The following proteins come from a genomic window of Kitasatospora sp. NBC_01246:
- the ileS gene encoding isoleucine--tRNA ligase — translation MTTYNAVPAQVDLPALEHQILSFWQDSKIFQRSLEQSEGRPEWVFYEGPPTANGMPGAHHIEARVFKDVFPRYRTMKGYHVARKAGWDCHGLPVELAVEKELGFSGKQDIEAYGIAEFNAKCRESVTRHTDAFTELTTRMGYWVDLDDAYRTMDPSYVQSVWWSLKQIFDKGLLVQDHRVAPWCPRCGTGLSDHELAQGYETVVDPSVFVRFPLTSGPLAGGAALLVWTTTPWTLVSNTAAAVHPEVTYVVATDGTERLVVAEPLLAKALGEGWEATGESFTGAEMERWAYRRPFDLVEIEDAHYVLNADYVTTEDGTGIVHQSPAFGADDLATCRRYGLPVVNPVLADGTFAPEVPLVGGQFFKKADEALVADLQERGLLFRHLPYEHSYPHCWRCHTALLYYAQPSWYIRTTAVKDAMIRENEATNWYPETVKHGRFGDWLNNNIDWALSRNRYWGTPLPIWRCEENHLTCVGSLAELSELTGTDQSGLDPHRPYIDDVTFACRECSGTATRVPEVIDAWYDSGSMPFAQYGYPYQNKELFEKRYPAQFISEAIDQTRGWFYTLMAVGTLVFDRSSYQNVVCLGHILAEDGRKMSKHLGNILQPIPLMDQHGADAVRWFMAAGGSPWSARRVGHGTIQEVVRKTLLTYWNTVAFQALYARTSGWAPSASDPAPAARPQLDRWVLSELNTLVREVDAAFEAYDTQRAGKLLSGFVDDLSNWYVRRGRRRFWQGDAAALATLHEALETVTRLMAPLTPFITERVWQDLVVPVAPQAPASVHLAGWPEADEALIDADLSRHMALVRRLVELGRATRAESGVKTRQPLSRALIAAQGWEELPADLRAQIAEELNVSTLESLAEVGGSLVDTTAKANFRALGKRFGKGVQDVAKVVAAADAAVLAAELRATGSTGVELNGERIELGPDEVIITETPREGWAVANESGATVALDLAITPELKRLGIARDAIRQIQEARKNSGLEVSDRIVLRWQAASDETTEAITEHGPLVAEEVLATDFAAGAADWESETFSDEGLGLTFRLRKA, via the coding sequence ATGACCACCTACAACGCCGTCCCCGCACAGGTGGACCTGCCTGCCCTCGAACACCAGATCCTCTCCTTCTGGCAGGACAGCAAGATCTTCCAGCGCAGCCTGGAGCAGTCCGAGGGCCGCCCCGAGTGGGTGTTCTACGAGGGCCCGCCGACCGCCAACGGCATGCCCGGCGCCCACCACATCGAGGCCCGCGTCTTCAAGGACGTCTTCCCCCGCTACCGGACGATGAAGGGCTACCACGTCGCCCGCAAGGCCGGCTGGGACTGCCACGGCCTCCCCGTCGAGCTGGCCGTCGAGAAGGAGCTGGGCTTCTCCGGCAAGCAGGACATCGAGGCGTACGGCATCGCCGAGTTCAACGCCAAGTGCCGCGAGTCGGTGACCCGCCACACCGACGCCTTCACCGAGCTCACCACCCGGATGGGCTACTGGGTCGACCTCGACGACGCCTACCGGACGATGGACCCGTCCTACGTCCAGTCGGTCTGGTGGTCGCTCAAGCAGATCTTCGACAAGGGCCTGCTGGTCCAGGACCACCGGGTCGCCCCCTGGTGCCCGCGCTGCGGCACCGGCCTGTCCGACCACGAGCTGGCCCAGGGCTACGAGACCGTCGTCGACCCCTCGGTCTTCGTCCGCTTCCCGCTCACCTCCGGCCCGCTGGCCGGCGGGGCCGCGCTGCTGGTCTGGACGACCACGCCGTGGACCCTGGTCTCCAACACCGCCGCCGCCGTCCACCCCGAGGTCACCTACGTGGTGGCCACCGACGGCACCGAGCGGCTGGTCGTCGCGGAGCCGCTGCTGGCCAAGGCGCTCGGCGAGGGCTGGGAGGCCACCGGCGAGTCCTTCACCGGCGCCGAGATGGAGCGCTGGGCGTACCGCCGCCCCTTCGACCTGGTCGAGATCGAGGACGCGCACTACGTCCTCAACGCCGACTACGTCACCACCGAGGACGGCACCGGCATCGTCCACCAGTCCCCCGCCTTCGGCGCGGACGACCTCGCGACCTGCCGCCGCTACGGCCTGCCGGTGGTCAACCCGGTGCTCGCCGACGGCACCTTCGCGCCCGAGGTCCCGCTGGTCGGCGGCCAGTTCTTCAAGAAGGCCGACGAGGCCCTGGTCGCGGACCTCCAGGAGCGCGGCCTGCTCTTCCGCCACCTGCCGTACGAGCACAGCTACCCGCACTGCTGGCGCTGCCACACCGCGCTGCTCTACTACGCGCAGCCGTCCTGGTACATCCGGACCACCGCCGTCAAGGACGCGATGATCCGCGAGAACGAGGCCACCAACTGGTACCCGGAGACGGTCAAGCACGGCCGCTTCGGCGACTGGCTGAACAACAACATCGACTGGGCGCTCAGCCGCAACCGCTACTGGGGCACCCCGCTGCCGATCTGGCGCTGCGAGGAGAACCACCTCACCTGCGTCGGCTCGCTGGCCGAGCTCTCCGAGCTCACCGGCACCGACCAGAGCGGCCTGGACCCGCACCGCCCGTACATCGACGACGTCACCTTCGCCTGCCGCGAGTGCTCCGGCACCGCCACCCGGGTGCCCGAGGTGATCGACGCCTGGTACGACTCCGGCTCGATGCCCTTCGCCCAGTACGGCTACCCGTACCAGAACAAGGAGCTCTTCGAGAAGCGCTACCCGGCGCAGTTCATCTCGGAGGCGATCGACCAGACCCGCGGCTGGTTCTACACGCTGATGGCCGTCGGCACCCTGGTGTTCGACAGGAGCAGCTACCAGAACGTCGTCTGCCTGGGCCACATCCTGGCCGAGGACGGCCGCAAGATGTCCAAGCACCTGGGCAACATCCTGCAGCCGATCCCGCTCATGGACCAGCACGGGGCGGACGCGGTGCGGTGGTTCATGGCGGCCGGCGGTTCGCCCTGGTCGGCCCGCCGGGTCGGCCACGGCACCATCCAGGAGGTGGTCCGCAAGACCCTCCTCACCTACTGGAACACCGTGGCCTTCCAGGCCCTGTACGCCCGCACCTCCGGCTGGGCGCCGTCCGCGAGCGACCCGGCCCCGGCGGCGCGGCCGCAGCTGGACCGCTGGGTGCTCTCCGAGCTGAACACCCTGGTCCGCGAGGTCGACGCGGCCTTCGAGGCGTACGACACCCAGCGCGCCGGCAAGCTGCTCTCCGGCTTCGTCGACGACCTCTCCAACTGGTACGTCCGCCGCGGCCGCCGCCGCTTCTGGCAGGGCGACGCCGCCGCGCTCGCCACCCTGCACGAGGCGCTGGAGACGGTCACCCGGCTGATGGCCCCGCTGACGCCGTTCATCACCGAGCGGGTCTGGCAGGACCTCGTCGTCCCGGTCGCCCCGCAGGCCCCGGCCTCGGTCCACCTGGCGGGCTGGCCGGAGGCGGACGAGGCGCTGATCGACGCCGACCTCTCGCGCCACATGGCGCTGGTGCGCCGGCTGGTCGAGCTGGGCCGGGCCACCCGCGCCGAGTCCGGTGTGAAGACCCGTCAGCCGCTCTCCCGCGCGCTGATCGCCGCCCAGGGCTGGGAGGAGCTGCCGGCCGACCTGCGCGCGCAGATCGCCGAGGAGCTCAACGTCTCCACCCTGGAGTCGCTGGCCGAGGTCGGCGGCTCGCTGGTCGACACCACCGCCAAGGCGAACTTCCGGGCGCTCGGCAAGCGCTTCGGCAAGGGCGTGCAGGACGTGGCCAAGGTGGTCGCGGCCGCCGACGCCGCGGTGCTCGCCGCCGAGCTGCGCGCCACCGGCAGCACCGGGGTGGAGCTGAACGGCGAGCGGATCGAGCTGGGCCCGGACGAGGTGATCATCACCGAGACCCCGCGCGAGGGCTGGGCGGTCGCCAACGAGTCCGGTGCCACCGTCGCCCTCGACCTGGCCATCACCCCGGAGCTCAAGCGCCTCGGCATCGCCCGCGACGCGATCCGGCAGATCCAGGAGGCCCGGAAGAACTCCGGCCTGGAGGTCTCCGACCGGATCGTGCTGCGCTGGCAGGCCGCCTCCGACGAGACCACCGAGGCGATCACCGAGCACGGCCCGCTGGTCGCCGAGGAGGTGCTGGCCACCGACTTCGCGGCGGGCGCCGCCGACTGGGAGTCCGAGACCTTCTCGGACGAGGGCCTCGGCCTGACCTTCCGGCTCCGCAAGGCCTGA